From the Chryseobacterium fluminis genome, the window TTTAGATGCCTGTTAAGCAATTCTTGTTTTTACCACAGTGTTTCCACCGCAAGAACACTGTCCGCAAGACTGAGCCGCCGCCTGTAGGCTGTTGGTTCCCCCTTTAAGGCTGGTCATCTGCTCTTCCTGCAGTTTGCTGATTTGTTCTTTGTTGATCTGTAAACCTTTGGTTAATTTGATTTTGTGCATGATGTTAATTTTTAAATTGTTTGTAAGTATATAATGTGATTGGTGTAGATGTCTGTTAAGCAATTCTTGTTTTTACCACTGTGTTTCCACCGCAAGAACACTGTCCGCAAGACTGAGCCGCCGCCTGTAGGCTGTTGGTTCCTCCTTTAAGGCTGTTCATCTGCTCTTCCTGCAGTTTGCTGATTTGCTCTTTGTTGATCTGTAAACCTTTGGTTAATTTGATTTTGTGCATGATGTTTAAATTTTAAAATGATTAGTTTCCGGTTATCTTTTCAAGTCTTAAAACCTTTATTGGACCTTACTTGCAAGTATATTTCTGTTTAGTTAACTCTGTTTCTTTCGTCTTCGTTTCCGAAGTTTCTGTCCTGTGCGGACTTCAGATTGTTGTTTCCGAACTTGTAGCTTAGAGAGATCCTGAAGCCTCTTGTGTCACCATAGCTTTTGAAGTCTGTCTTTACGCCATTGGATTCGTAACTGATTACCGGTCTTTGTCCATTCAATAAATCCTGTCCGGTCACCGTTAAGGTTAATTTTTTATCCAGCAGTAAAAATTTCATCGAAATATCCAGGATATTCATCGTTGAGATATGAAAGATCTGATAACGGCCCGGCAGCTGCAATCCGTAGTTAATGCTGAAAAATGTCGTTTTCGATTTGTTCAGGGTAAAATCATTGTTTGAATAGAAATAGGCATTATAGCCATCAATGGACCGGATAACATCTGTTTTGGATTTTACATTCTGATAATTGATATTAAATCCCGTAAAACTGTTCCACCAGGACCATTTATTAAAGTTGTAATAGGTGGACACACCGATCTGATAGGTATTTGCATAGTTCAGAGGAGTACTTCTCGTGATATTGGTATTGGGATCCAGGATGGCCAGCTCCTGACTGAAATCGGATACCTGCGAATAATAAACCGATGAGGCCCACTTCTGGTTTCTGACATAGGAAAATTCCAGGTTATCGATCACCGATGGTTTCAG encodes:
- a CDS encoding class I lanthipeptide → MHKIKLTKGLQINKEQISKLQEEQMTSLKGGTNSLQAAAQSCGQCSCGGNTVVKTRIA
- a CDS encoding class I lanthipeptide, whose amino-acid sequence is MHKIKLTKGLQINKEQISKLQEEQMNSLKGGTNSLQAAAQSCGQCSCGGNTVVKTRIA